Proteins encoded within one genomic window of Ailuropoda melanoleuca isolate Jingjing chromosome 16, ASM200744v2, whole genome shotgun sequence:
- the E2F8 gene encoding transcription factor E2F8 isoform X2, producing the protein MENEKENLFFEPHRRGLLKTPLKESTAANILLTEIQPDFGPLTTPTKPKEISQGEPWTPTANLKMLISAVSPEIRNRDQKRGLFDSRNGLPEAKDCLHEHLSGDEYEKSQPSRKEKSLGLLCHKFLARYPNYPNPAVNNDICLDEVAEELNVERRRIYDIVNVLESLHMVSRLAKNRYTWHGRHNLNKTLGTLKSVGEENKYAEQITMIKKKEYEQEFDFGKTYSIEDHIIKSNTGQNGHPDMCFVELPGVEFRAASVNSRKDKSLRVMSQKFVMLFLVSTPQIVSLEIAAKILIGEDHVEDLDRSKFKKERGRKPAFKWTGPEISPSPSGRGPVLPLPRSDLEAKRPSKDNCAKNLFSTRGKPNFTRHPSLIKLVKSIESDRRKINSAPSSPIKTSKAESSQNSAPFPSKMAQLAAICKMQLEEQSSEPRKKGKVQLARSGQCNPVAPLDTPANAELDLTAPSLIQPLGVVPLIPSPLSPAVPVILPQAPSGPSYAIYLQPAQAQTVTPPQGLSPTVCPTPSCKATRSKEAADATTEKAASDAKSSASTRPGTLLPVPERPGATNRDKEPAGERGSKRTSLLEDSGSKKKFKEDLKGLENVSTTLFPSGYLIPLTQCSSLGAESILSSKENSSTLSPNHRIYGSPITGVIPVTSSELTAVNFPSFHVTPLKLMVSPTSVAAVPVGNSSALTSSHPVPVQNPSSAIVNFTLQHLGLLSPSVQVSTSPGAVPVSPRIEAVSVVPDNAGTQQGKATRYDSPVPGHNQPNGQSVAVTGTQQPVPVTPKGSQSVAESFFRTPGGPVKPTGPSYGDFDGANKTSVGTLFVPQRKLEVSTEDVH; encoded by the exons GAAAATCTCTTTTTTGAGCCACATAGAAGAGGACTCCTGAAAACACCTCTGAAGGAATCCACTGCAGCAAATATACTGTTGACGGAGATCCAGCCTGACTTCGGCCCTCTGACCACACCCACCAAGCCCAAGGAAATCTCCCAGGGAGAACCGTGGACGCCCACAGCCAACCTGAAAATGCTCATCAGTGCCGTGAGCCCAGAGATCCGAAACAGAGATCAGAAAAGAGGGTTGTTTGACAGCAGAAATGGATTACCTGAGGCCAAAGATTGTTTACAT GAACACTTATCTGGAGACGAATATGAGAAATCCCAACCAAGTCGAAAAGAGAAAAGTTTAGGATTGCTGTGTCATAAGTTCTTAGCACGCTATCCTAACTATCCCAACCCCGCTGTGAATAATGACATCTGTCTTGACGAAGTCGCCGAGGAACTGA ATGTTGAGCGGCGACGCATTTACGATATTGTGAATGTCCTAGAGAGTTTACACATGGTGAGCCGCCTTGCCAAAAACAGGTACACTTGGCACGGGAGACATAATCTCAACAAAACCCTCGGGACTCTGAAAAGCGTCGGGGAGGAGAACAAGTATGCTGAACAAATCACGATGatcaaaaagaaggaatatgAGCAAGAGTTTGACTTCGGTAAGACTTACAGCATAGAGGATCATATCATCAAATCGAACACGGGCCAGAACGGACACCCAGACATGTGTTTCGTCGAACTCCCTGGAGTGGAATTTCGGGCAG CTTCTGTAAACAGCCGCAAAGATAAGTCTTTAAGAGTGATGAGCCAGAAATTTGTGATGCTGTTTTTGGTGTCAACGCCTCAGATAGTCAGCCTAGAAATCGCGGCCAAGATTTTAATTGGGGAAGACCACGTGGAAGATCTGGATAGAAGCAAGTTTAAAA AAGAAAGAGGCCGAAAACCAGCTTTTAAATGGACAGGCCCAGAAATCAGCCCAAGTCCCAGTG GTCGTGGccctgtccttcctctcccccgCTCAGATCTGGAAGCAAAGCGTCCTTCGAAAGACAACTGTGCCAAAAACCTCTTCTCCACGCGTGGGAAACCAAACTTCACTCGACACCCATCTCTTATCAAACTGGTAAAGAGCATAGAAAGTGACCGGAGGAAGATAAATTCTGCCCCCAGCAGCCCCATCAAGACCAGCAAAG CTGAGAGTTCTCAGAATTCGGCACCCTTCCCAAGTAAAATGGCTCAGCTCGCAGCTATTTGCAAAATGCAGTTAGAAGAACAATCAAG TGAacccagaaagaaagggaaggtacAGCTGGCGAGATCTGGGCAGTGCAACCCCGTGGCCCCTCTGGACACCCCAGCAAATGCTGAGCTGGACCTGACGGCACCATCCCTCATCCAGCCCCTGGGGGTGGTCCCCCTCATCCCTAGCCCGCTGTCACCCGCAGTGCCAGTGATCCTACCTCAGGCCCCTTCGGGCCCGTCCTATGCCATCTACCTGCAGCCTGCCCAAGCCCAGACCGTGACGCCACCCCAAGGCCTGAGCCCCAcagtctgccccaccccctcttgTAAAGCTACAAGATCAAAAGAAGCTGCAGATGCCACCACCGAGAAGGCAGCCAGTGATGCCAAGTCCAGTGCCTCCACGAGGCCCGGGACCTTGCTGCCAGTGCCCGAGAGACCAGGTGCCACAAACCGAGACAAGGAGCCTGCTGGAGAAAGAGGCTCAAAGAGGACAAGCCTGCTCGAGGACAGTGGttccaaaaagaaatttaaagaggaCCTAAAAGGACTTGAAAATGTCTCCACA ACCCTGTTCCCATCAGGATACCTAATCCCtctcacccagtgctcatccctgGGGGCAGAGTCCATTCTCTCTAGTAAAGAAAACTCAAGTACGCTTTCCCCAAACCACAGGATCTATGGCTCCCCAATCACAG gTGTTATTCCGGTGACATCATCCGAACTCACTGCTGTtaattttccctctttccatGTAACACCTTTGAAGCTAATGGTCTCACCAACTTCCGTGGCAGCTGTCCCTGTCGGGAACAGCTCGGCTCTCACTTCGAGCCACCCCGTTCCCGTCCAGAACCCGAGCTCAGCCATTGTAAACTTCACTCTGCAGCACTTGGGACTCCTCTCTCCCAGTGTGCAGGTATCCACCAGCCCGGGAGCTGTTCCCGTGTCTCCAAGAATAGAGGCTGTTAGTGTCGTACCAGACAATGCAGGCACTCAGCAAGGAAAGGCCACCAGGTACGACTCTCCAGTCCCAGGCCACAACCAACCGAATGGACAATCAGTTGCTGTGACGGGGACACAACAG CCTGTTCCTGTGACACCCAAAGGGTCACAGTCAGTGGCCGAAAGTTTCTTCCGGACCCCAGGCGGACCAGTGAAGCCGACAGGCCCGTCCTACGGGGATTTCGATGGTGCTAATAAAACCTCCGTAGGAACCCTCTTTGTCCCACAACGAAAACTGGAAGTCTCAACAGAGGATGTCCATTAA
- the E2F8 gene encoding transcription factor E2F8 isoform X1 — translation MENEKENLFFEPHRRGLLKTPLKESTAANILLTEIQPDFGPLTTPTKPKEISQGEPWTPTANLKMLISAVSPEIRNRDQKRGLFDSRNGLPEAKDCLHEHLSGDEYEKSQPSRKEKSLGLLCHKFLARYPNYPNPAVNNDICLDEVAEELNVERRRIYDIVNVLESLHMVSRLAKNRYTWHGRHNLNKTLGTLKSVGEENKYAEQITMIKKKEYEQEFDFGKTYSIEDHIIKSNTGQNGHPDMCFVELPGVEFRAASVNSRKDKSLRVMSQKFVMLFLVSTPQIVSLEIAAKILIGEDHVEDLDRSKFKTKIRRLYDIANVLSSLNLIKKVHVTEERGRKPAFKWTGPEISPSPSGRGPVLPLPRSDLEAKRPSKDNCAKNLFSTRGKPNFTRHPSLIKLVKSIESDRRKINSAPSSPIKTSKAESSQNSAPFPSKMAQLAAICKMQLEEQSSEPRKKGKVQLARSGQCNPVAPLDTPANAELDLTAPSLIQPLGVVPLIPSPLSPAVPVILPQAPSGPSYAIYLQPAQAQTVTPPQGLSPTVCPTPSCKATRSKEAADATTEKAASDAKSSASTRPGTLLPVPERPGATNRDKEPAGERGSKRTSLLEDSGSKKKFKEDLKGLENVSTTLFPSGYLIPLTQCSSLGAESILSSKENSSTLSPNHRIYGSPITGVIPVTSSELTAVNFPSFHVTPLKLMVSPTSVAAVPVGNSSALTSSHPVPVQNPSSAIVNFTLQHLGLLSPSVQVSTSPGAVPVSPRIEAVSVVPDNAGTQQGKATRYDSPVPGHNQPNGQSVAVTGTQQPVPVTPKGSQSVAESFFRTPGGPVKPTGPSYGDFDGANKTSVGTLFVPQRKLEVSTEDVH, via the exons GAAAATCTCTTTTTTGAGCCACATAGAAGAGGACTCCTGAAAACACCTCTGAAGGAATCCACTGCAGCAAATATACTGTTGACGGAGATCCAGCCTGACTTCGGCCCTCTGACCACACCCACCAAGCCCAAGGAAATCTCCCAGGGAGAACCGTGGACGCCCACAGCCAACCTGAAAATGCTCATCAGTGCCGTGAGCCCAGAGATCCGAAACAGAGATCAGAAAAGAGGGTTGTTTGACAGCAGAAATGGATTACCTGAGGCCAAAGATTGTTTACAT GAACACTTATCTGGAGACGAATATGAGAAATCCCAACCAAGTCGAAAAGAGAAAAGTTTAGGATTGCTGTGTCATAAGTTCTTAGCACGCTATCCTAACTATCCCAACCCCGCTGTGAATAATGACATCTGTCTTGACGAAGTCGCCGAGGAACTGA ATGTTGAGCGGCGACGCATTTACGATATTGTGAATGTCCTAGAGAGTTTACACATGGTGAGCCGCCTTGCCAAAAACAGGTACACTTGGCACGGGAGACATAATCTCAACAAAACCCTCGGGACTCTGAAAAGCGTCGGGGAGGAGAACAAGTATGCTGAACAAATCACGATGatcaaaaagaaggaatatgAGCAAGAGTTTGACTTCGGTAAGACTTACAGCATAGAGGATCATATCATCAAATCGAACACGGGCCAGAACGGACACCCAGACATGTGTTTCGTCGAACTCCCTGGAGTGGAATTTCGGGCAG CTTCTGTAAACAGCCGCAAAGATAAGTCTTTAAGAGTGATGAGCCAGAAATTTGTGATGCTGTTTTTGGTGTCAACGCCTCAGATAGTCAGCCTAGAAATCGCGGCCAAGATTTTAATTGGGGAAGACCACGTGGAAGATCTGGATAGAAGCAAGTTTAAAA CAAAAATTAGGAGGTTGTATGATATAGCTAATGTTCTGAGTAGCCTGAATCTTATCAAGAAAGTTCATGTTACAGAAGAAAGAGGCCGAAAACCAGCTTTTAAATGGACAGGCCCAGAAATCAGCCCAAGTCCCAGTG GTCGTGGccctgtccttcctctcccccgCTCAGATCTGGAAGCAAAGCGTCCTTCGAAAGACAACTGTGCCAAAAACCTCTTCTCCACGCGTGGGAAACCAAACTTCACTCGACACCCATCTCTTATCAAACTGGTAAAGAGCATAGAAAGTGACCGGAGGAAGATAAATTCTGCCCCCAGCAGCCCCATCAAGACCAGCAAAG CTGAGAGTTCTCAGAATTCGGCACCCTTCCCAAGTAAAATGGCTCAGCTCGCAGCTATTTGCAAAATGCAGTTAGAAGAACAATCAAG TGAacccagaaagaaagggaaggtacAGCTGGCGAGATCTGGGCAGTGCAACCCCGTGGCCCCTCTGGACACCCCAGCAAATGCTGAGCTGGACCTGACGGCACCATCCCTCATCCAGCCCCTGGGGGTGGTCCCCCTCATCCCTAGCCCGCTGTCACCCGCAGTGCCAGTGATCCTACCTCAGGCCCCTTCGGGCCCGTCCTATGCCATCTACCTGCAGCCTGCCCAAGCCCAGACCGTGACGCCACCCCAAGGCCTGAGCCCCAcagtctgccccaccccctcttgTAAAGCTACAAGATCAAAAGAAGCTGCAGATGCCACCACCGAGAAGGCAGCCAGTGATGCCAAGTCCAGTGCCTCCACGAGGCCCGGGACCTTGCTGCCAGTGCCCGAGAGACCAGGTGCCACAAACCGAGACAAGGAGCCTGCTGGAGAAAGAGGCTCAAAGAGGACAAGCCTGCTCGAGGACAGTGGttccaaaaagaaatttaaagaggaCCTAAAAGGACTTGAAAATGTCTCCACA ACCCTGTTCCCATCAGGATACCTAATCCCtctcacccagtgctcatccctgGGGGCAGAGTCCATTCTCTCTAGTAAAGAAAACTCAAGTACGCTTTCCCCAAACCACAGGATCTATGGCTCCCCAATCACAG gTGTTATTCCGGTGACATCATCCGAACTCACTGCTGTtaattttccctctttccatGTAACACCTTTGAAGCTAATGGTCTCACCAACTTCCGTGGCAGCTGTCCCTGTCGGGAACAGCTCGGCTCTCACTTCGAGCCACCCCGTTCCCGTCCAGAACCCGAGCTCAGCCATTGTAAACTTCACTCTGCAGCACTTGGGACTCCTCTCTCCCAGTGTGCAGGTATCCACCAGCCCGGGAGCTGTTCCCGTGTCTCCAAGAATAGAGGCTGTTAGTGTCGTACCAGACAATGCAGGCACTCAGCAAGGAAAGGCCACCAGGTACGACTCTCCAGTCCCAGGCCACAACCAACCGAATGGACAATCAGTTGCTGTGACGGGGACACAACAG CCTGTTCCTGTGACACCCAAAGGGTCACAGTCAGTGGCCGAAAGTTTCTTCCGGACCCCAGGCGGACCAGTGAAGCCGACAGGCCCGTCCTACGGGGATTTCGATGGTGCTAATAAAACCTCCGTAGGAACCCTCTTTGTCCCACAACGAAAACTGGAAGTCTCAACAGAGGATGTCCATTAA